A window of the Rhodospirillales bacterium genome harbors these coding sequences:
- a CDS encoding MFS transporter — MTTTTAASDGSARLAIGFSCVGHSYSHLFAPIFFVAVLALEKDLGLTHGEAVALIVVGSALFGFAAPLAGWLGDRWSATKMMVLFFLGTGAGMVATAYARDPFEIALALAVTGLFASIYHPVGVAWLVRNAINRGTALGLNNMFGAFGPAAAALMAGGLIDAFGWRAAFLWPGLLVVLTGVAFAGLVAKGAIVELTTDRKVDAPASREDMKRALVVLFFTILCTALVYQATQPAMPKLFSERVMGTEGGVFGVSALVALVYALAGVFQIVAGKITDIFPPRRVYTLGFLIQAPILILVAVADGYALVALVFLSVVINIGTTTSENVLFARYTPGRWRSFAFGLKFIVALGVSAIGVRIEGWLYDWTGGFQVLFAFLAAIVLVGMAATLFVPGEKEEAKPLAQPAE; from the coding sequence ATGACGACGACAACGGCAGCTTCGGACGGCTCGGCCCGCCTCGCCATCGGCTTTTCCTGCGTCGGGCATTCCTATTCGCACCTGTTCGCGCCGATTTTCTTCGTCGCGGTGCTGGCCCTCGAAAAGGATTTGGGGCTGACCCATGGCGAGGCGGTGGCGCTGATCGTCGTCGGCAGCGCGCTGTTCGGTTTCGCCGCGCCGCTCGCCGGCTGGCTTGGCGACCGCTGGAGCGCGACCAAGATGATGGTGCTGTTCTTCCTCGGCACCGGCGCCGGCATGGTGGCGACCGCGTACGCCCGCGACCCCTTCGAGATTGCGCTGGCGCTCGCCGTTACCGGCCTGTTCGCCTCGATCTACCATCCGGTCGGCGTCGCCTGGCTGGTGCGCAACGCGATCAACCGCGGCACCGCGCTCGGCCTCAACAACATGTTCGGCGCCTTCGGCCCGGCGGCGGCGGCGCTGATGGCGGGCGGGTTGATCGACGCGTTCGGTTGGCGCGCGGCGTTCCTGTGGCCGGGGTTGCTGGTGGTGCTGACCGGCGTCGCGTTCGCGGGACTGGTGGCGAAAGGCGCGATCGTGGAGTTGACCACCGACCGCAAGGTGGACGCGCCGGCCTCGCGCGAGGACATGAAGCGGGCGTTGGTGGTTCTGTTCTTCACCATTCTGTGCACCGCGCTGGTTTACCAGGCGACCCAGCCGGCGATGCCGAAGCTATTCTCGGAGCGGGTGATGGGCACCGAAGGCGGCGTGTTCGGCGTTTCGGCCCTGGTGGCGCTGGTCTACGCCCTCGCCGGCGTGTTTCAGATCGTCGCCGGCAAGATCACCGACATCTTTCCGCCCCGGCGCGTTTACACGCTCGGCTTTTTGATTCAGGCGCCGATCCTGATCCTGGTCGCGGTCGCGGACGGCTACGCGCTGGTGGCGCTCGTCTTCCTGTCCGTGGTGATCAACATCGGCACCACTACGTCGGAAAACGTGCTGTTCGCCCGTTACACGCCGGGGCGCTGGCGCAGCTTCGCGTTCGGGCTCAAGTTCATCGTCGCCCTCGGCGTGTCGGCGATCGGCGTGCGGATCGAAGGCTGGCTCTACGACTGGACCGGCGGCTTCCAGGTGCTGTTCGCGTTTCTGGCCGCGATCGTGCTGGTCGGTATGGCGGCGACCCTATTCGTGCCCGGCGAAAAGGAAGAAGCGAAACCGCTCGCCCAGCCGGCGGAGTAG
- a CDS encoding HlyD family type I secretion periplasmic adaptor subunit, whose translation MTGARAMPARIAALFVGDSDGDDAEKGARMFVRVGGALVVVAIGWAALAPLDVVATADGEVIPSTQVKSIQHLEGGIVREILVREGQKVEKNQPLVVLEPTAGEADVQELRVRMNSLRAEIARLEAEGAGAEAPAFPADLAAKEPALVAGAVETFRSRRARLESMLAQAREQIVQREQEIKEIGSRIDTDRTALKYSREQIKISEELLKDDLTNRMLHLNLLKEEAALRGRIEENSAAKRRIEAALIEARARLDGVKRSSDTEIAELLAEKRRSLDELLNRERKFADSLDRTVLRAPADGVIKTMYIATVGGVVRAGGTVADLVPAGDVLVVEAKLPVQDVGHVRSGQTATLKLASAEAVRFGNLEGKVVNVSPDALTTAQGGTFYKVRIETERDYFQQRALRYDLVPGVRVACSILTGRRTVLEYLLDPLIGGANTAFRER comes from the coding sequence ATGACCGGGGCCCGGGCGATGCCCGCGCGGATCGCGGCCCTGTTCGTCGGCGACAGTGACGGCGACGACGCGGAGAAGGGCGCGCGGATGTTCGTGCGCGTGGGCGGGGCGCTGGTGGTGGTGGCGATCGGCTGGGCGGCGTTGGCGCCGCTCGACGTGGTGGCGACCGCCGACGGCGAGGTGATCCCCTCGACCCAGGTCAAAAGCATCCAGCACCTGGAGGGCGGCATCGTGCGCGAGATCCTGGTGCGCGAGGGCCAGAAGGTGGAAAAGAACCAGCCGCTGGTGGTGCTGGAACCGACCGCGGGCGAAGCCGACGTGCAGGAACTGCGCGTGCGCATGAATTCGCTTCGCGCCGAGATCGCCCGGCTCGAGGCCGAGGGCGCGGGGGCGGAGGCGCCGGCGTTTCCCGCCGATCTCGCCGCCAAGGAACCGGCCCTGGTGGCGGGCGCGGTCGAGACGTTCCGCAGCCGGCGGGCGCGGCTCGAATCCATGCTCGCCCAGGCGCGCGAGCAGATCGTCCAGCGCGAGCAGGAAATCAAGGAAATCGGTTCGCGCATCGATACCGACCGCACCGCGCTCAAGTATTCGCGCGAGCAGATCAAGATCAGCGAGGAGCTGCTCAAGGACGACCTCACCAACCGCATGCTGCACCTGAACTTGCTGAAGGAGGAAGCGGCGCTGCGCGGGCGGATCGAGGAAAATTCGGCGGCCAAGCGGCGGATCGAGGCGGCGCTGATCGAGGCGCGCGCCCGCCTCGACGGGGTGAAACGCTCGTCCGACACCGAGATCGCCGAGCTGCTCGCCGAAAAGCGCCGCTCGCTCGACGAGTTGCTGAACCGGGAGCGCAAGTTCGCCGACAGCCTCGATCGCACCGTGCTGCGCGCGCCGGCCGACGGCGTGATCAAGACCATGTACATCGCGACCGTGGGCGGCGTGGTCCGCGCGGGCGGCACCGTCGCCGATCTGGTGCCGGCGGGCGACGTGCTGGTGGTGGAGGCGAAGCTGCCGGTCCAGGACGTGGGTCACGTGCGCAGCGGCCAGACCGCGACGCTGAAGCTGGCCTCGGCGGAAGCGGTGCGCTTCGGCAACCTCGAGGGCAAGGTGGTCAACGTCAGCCCCGACGCCCTGACCACGGCGCAAGGGGGAACGTTCTACAAGGTGCGGATCGAGACCGAGCGCGACTATTTCCAGCAGCGCGCCTTGCGCTATGATCTGGTGCCGGGGGTGCGGGTGGCGTGCTCGATCCTGACCGGCCGGCGGACGGTGCTCGAATATCTGCTCGACCCGTTGATCGGCGGCGCGAACACGGCGTTCAGGGAACGGTAA